Proteins encoded by one window of Arabidopsis thaliana chromosome 2, partial sequence:
- a CDS encoding uncharacterized protein (unknown protein; Has 31 Blast hits to 31 proteins in 9 species: Archae - 0; Bacteria - 0; Metazoa - 0; Fungi - 0; Plants - 31; Viruses - 0; Other Eukaryotes - 0 (source: NCBI BLink).) translates to MMLESSSKKRWNVNVLSSASSHRETIVLGRYSKSCREQKQHQRRERLLPKWKVLLMKLKLLPSRASSTKVVAYEPCDYSLNFDQGPGWHDHDEPENLSRSFSCRFADPTRIRETRFLLY, encoded by the coding sequence ATGATGTTAGAATCTTCAAGCAAAAAGAGATGGAACGTTAACGTGTTATCATCAGCTTCATCTCACAGAGAGACAATTGTACTTGGAAGATATAGCAAGAGTTGCAGAGAACAGAAGCAACACCAACGAAGAGAAAGGCTCTTGCCCAAATGGAAGGTTTTGTTGATGAAGCTTAAGCTCTTGCCTTCTCGTGCTTCTTCCACTAAGGTCGTGGCTTATGAGCCTTGTGATTactctttgaattttgatcaAGGTCCAGGATGGCACGACCACGATGAGCCTGAGAATCTTTCACGGTCTTTCTCCTGTCGCTTCGCTGATCCCACACGGATCCGAGAAACACGCTTTCTCTTGTATTaa
- a CDS encoding Sulfite exporter TauE/SafE family protein, whose product MTKLRSKWLGLRSVTIFLINFSLAFAFVSAERRGKSLRLSTDETRENESSFFLKAINFLWESDQIGYRHVWPEFEFNWQIVLGTLVGFFGAAFGSVGGVGGGGIFVPMLSLIIGFDPKSATAISKCMIMGASVSTVYYNLRLRHPTLDMPIIDYDLALLIQPMLMLGISIGVAFNVIFPDWLVTVLLIVLFLGTSTKAFLKGSETWNKETIEKKEAAKRLESNGVSGTEVEYVPLPAAPSTNPGNKKKEEVSIIENVYWKELGLLVFVWIVFLALQISKQNLANCSVAYWVINLLQIPVAVGVSGYEAVALYQGRRIIASKGQGDSNFTVGQLVMYCTFGIIAGIVGGLLGLGGGFIMGPLFLELGVPPQV is encoded by the exons ATGACGAAATTGAGATCGAAATGGTTAGGTTTAAGATCTGTAACCATCTTCTTAATCAATTTCTCTCTAGCTTTTGCTTTCGTTTCCGCtgagagaagaggaaaatcTCTGAGGTTAAGTACAGACGAAACGCGGGAAAATGAATCAAGTTTCTTCCTTAAAGCTATCAATTTTCTATGGGAATCTGATCAAATAGGTTATCGTCATGTTTGGCCT GAATTTGAGTTTAATTGGCAAATTGTATTGGGAACACTTGTTGGATTCTTTGGAGCTGCGTTTGGTAGTGTAGGtggtgttggtggtggtgggatTTTCGTACCTATGCTTAGTTTGATTATTGGGTTTGATCCTAAATCAGCTACAGCTATTTCAAAAT GTATGATTATGGGTGCTTCTGTGTCCACTGTGTATTACAATCTTAGATTGAGGCATCCAACACTTGACATGCCTATCATTGATTATGATCTCGCTTTACTGATCCAGCCTATGCTTATGCTTGGGATTAGTATTGGTGTTGCTTTTAATGTGATTTTTCCAGATTGGTTGGTTACAGTTCTACTCATCGTCCTCTTTCTTG GCACGTCAACAAAGGCGTTCTTGAAGGGTTCTGAGACTTGGAACAAGGAGACTATAGAGAAAAAG GAGGCTGCTAAACGTTTAGAGTCAAATG GTGTATCTGGCACAGAAGTGGAATACGTGCCTCTTCCCGCAGCCCCGAGCACGAACCctggaaacaaaaagaaagaagaa GTAAGTATTATTGAAAATGTATACTGGAAGGAACTGGGACTTCTCGTGTTTGTCTGGATTGTGTTCCTGGCGCTGCAGATATCCAAG CAAAATCTGGCTAATTGTTCAGTAGCATATTGGGTCATAAATCTGTTACAG ATTCCGGTTGCAGTTGGTGTATCAGGCTATGAAGCAGTAGCTTTGTACCAGGGTAGAAGAATCATTGCGTCTAAGGGACAAGGAGACTCGAATTTCACCGTTGGTCAGCTTGTTATGTATTGTACATTTGGCATAATAGCAGGCATAGTCGGTGGTTTACTTGGTTTAGGCGGAGGTTTCATCATGGGTCCATTGTTCTTGGAGCTCGGTGTCCCACCACAGGTGTGA
- a CDS encoding Sulfite exporter TauE/SafE family protein (Sulfite exporter TauE/SafE family protein; LOCATED IN: endomembrane system, integral to membrane; CONTAINS InterPro DOMAIN/s: Protein of unknown function DUF81 (InterPro:IPR002781); BEST Arabidopsis thaliana protein match is: Sulfite exporter TauE/SafE family protein (TAIR:AT2G36630.1); Has 3417 Blast hits to 2961 proteins in 724 species: Archae - 129; Bacteria - 1927; Metazoa - 0; Fungi - 0; Plants - 198; Viruses - 0; Other Eukaryotes - 1163 (source: NCBI BLink).) — protein MTKLRSKWLGLRSVTIFLINFSLAFAFVSAERRGKSLRLSTDETRENESSFFLKAINFLWESDQIGYRHVWPEFEFNWQIVLGTLVGFFGAAFGSVGGVGGGGIFVPMLSLIIGFDPKSATAISKCMIMGASVSTVYYNLRLRHPTLDMPIIDYDLALLIQPMLMLGISIGVAFNVIFPDWLVTVLLIVLFLGTSTKAFLKGSETWNKETIEKKEAAKRLESNGVSGTEVEYVPLPAAPSTNPGNKKKEEVSIIENVYWKELGLLVFVWIVFLALQISKQNLANCSVAYWVINLLQIPVAVGVSGYEAVALYQGRRIIASKGQGDSNFTVGQLVMYCTFGIIAGIVGGLLGLGGGFIMGPLFLELGVPPQVSSATATFAMTFSSSMSVVEYYLLKRFPVPYALYLVGVATIAAWVGQHVVRRLIAAIGRASLIIFILASMIFISAISLGGVGIVNMIGKIQRHEYMGFENLCKYGG, from the exons ATGACGAAATTGAGATCGAAATGGTTAGGTTTAAGATCTGTAACCATCTTCTTAATCAATTTCTCTCTAGCTTTTGCTTTCGTTTCCGCtgagagaagaggaaaatcTCTGAGGTTAAGTACAGACGAAACGCGGGAAAATGAATCAAGTTTCTTCCTTAAAGCTATCAATTTTCTATGGGAATCTGATCAAATAGGTTATCGTCATGTTTGGCCT GAATTTGAGTTTAATTGGCAAATTGTATTGGGAACACTTGTTGGATTCTTTGGAGCTGCGTTTGGTAGTGTAGGtggtgttggtggtggtgggatTTTCGTACCTATGCTTAGTTTGATTATTGGGTTTGATCCTAAATCAGCTACAGCTATTTCAAAAT GTATGATTATGGGTGCTTCTGTGTCCACTGTGTATTACAATCTTAGATTGAGGCATCCAACACTTGACATGCCTATCATTGATTATGATCTCGCTTTACTGATCCAGCCTATGCTTATGCTTGGGATTAGTATTGGTGTTGCTTTTAATGTGATTTTTCCAGATTGGTTGGTTACAGTTCTACTCATCGTCCTCTTTCTTG GCACGTCAACAAAGGCGTTCTTGAAGGGTTCTGAGACTTGGAACAAGGAGACTATAGAGAAAAAG GAGGCTGCTAAACGTTTAGAGTCAAATG GTGTATCTGGCACAGAAGTGGAATACGTGCCTCTTCCCGCAGCCCCGAGCACGAACCctggaaacaaaaagaaagaagaa GTAAGTATTATTGAAAATGTATACTGGAAGGAACTGGGACTTCTCGTGTTTGTCTGGATTGTGTTCCTGGCGCTGCAGATATCCAAG CAAAATCTGGCTAATTGTTCAGTAGCATATTGGGTCATAAATCTGTTACAG ATTCCGGTTGCAGTTGGTGTATCAGGCTATGAAGCAGTAGCTTTGTACCAGGGTAGAAGAATCATTGCGTCTAAGGGACAAGGAGACTCGAATTTCACCGTTGGTCAGCTTGTTATGTATTGTACATTTGGCATAATAGCAGGCATAGTCGGTGGTTTACTTGGTTTAGGCGGAGGTTTCATCATGGGTCCATTGTTCTTGGAGCTCGGTGTCCCACCACAG gTCTCAAGTGCCACAGCCACTTTTGCAATGACTTTCTCATCATCCATGTCTGTTGTAGAATACTATCTTCTCAAACGATTCCCTGTTCCATATG CTTTGTACCTTGTGGGAGTGGCAACAATTGCAGCTTGGGTTGGACAGCATGTAGTCAGAAGGCTAATCGCAGCCATCGGCCGCGCatctctcatcatcttcatcctcgCGTCCATGATCTTTATCAGTGCGATATCGCTTG GTGGCGTGGGAATAGTGAATATGATCGGCAAAATCCAACGGCATGAGTACATGGGTTTCGAGAACCTTTGCAAGTACGGTGGCTGA
- a CDS encoding ATP-dependent protease La (LON) domain protein (ATP-dependent protease La (LON) domain protein; FUNCTIONS IN: ATP-dependent peptidase activity; INVOLVED IN: proteolysis, N-terminal protein myristoylation; LOCATED IN: cellular_component unknown; EXPRESSED IN: 22 plant structures; EXPRESSED DURING: 13 growth stages; CONTAINS InterPro DOMAIN/s: Peptidase S16, lon N-terminal (InterPro:IPR003111); Has 2345 Blast hits to 2258 proteins in 710 species: Archae - 0; Bacteria - 1319; Metazoa - 281; Fungi - 6; Plants - 99; Viruses - 0; Other Eukaryotes - 640 (source: NCBI BLink).): MDDERIRERERLQIEQIRELDFEELQVEEVDDLHDSDSDDNNDDLSSFPFSSHAQASGNLGDDELMFNPALASLHMYLGEVEDTQNRVSFVDGGTVLKIPLFYLEGVVLFPEATLPLRIIQPSFLAAVERALNQANAPSTIGVIRVYREGAQFKYASVGTTAEIRQYRRLGDGSFNVITRGQQRFRLKHRWTDVEGFTCGEVQIVDEDVPLRTPRDAFGKLVPLSKLRGRYPLGTASLSTPLRDMDAQSEANSEESFESALSPSEKRLHYSVVDSIFCNSTSSDDDQVVSTSTVQSSGSNPYSLRSIGCLASSHDNENEDEQSAIGKTPVSQEKYQKQNRLASFRQNTDLSRFRMTPRAFWPFWAYRMFDSYYLAQRAVDLWKQIVGVPNMEAFVNKPDILSFSIASKIPVSESIRQELLELDGVSYRLQREIELLESFDRVRCIHCQTVIARRKDMLVMSNEGPLGAYVNPHGYVHEIMTFYKANDIALRGRPVKKDSWFPGYAWTIANCATCETQLGWHFTATNKKLKPSSFWAVRGSQVADDMR, translated from the exons ATGGACGACGAGAGGATTCGAGAGCGAGAGAGACTTCAGATCGAGCAGATTCGTGAGCTTGATTTCGAGGAATTACAAGTCGAAGAAGTCGATGACCTTCACGATTCCGATTCCGATGATAATAATGATGATCTCTCTtcatttcctttctcttcCCACGCTCAAGCTTC TGGTAACCTCGGTGATGATGAACTTATGTTCAACCCAGCTTTGGCTTCTTTACATATGTATCTTGGCG AGGTTGAAGACACTCAAAACAGAGTTTCTTTTGTGGATGGAGGAACGGTATTGAAGATCCCGCTTTTCTATCTTGAAg GAGTGGTTCTATTTCCTGAGGCAACACTCCCCCTTAGAATCATTCAGCCTAGTTTCTTGGCTGCTGTTGAGAGAGCTTTGAACCAAGCTAACGCTCCTTCTACGATAGGTGTG ATTCGTGTTTACAGAGAAGGGGCTCAGTTTAAGTATGCCAGTGTGGGGACAACCGCAGAG ATACGACAATACCGTCGACTTGGTGATGGTTCATTCAATGTTATTACTCGTGGACAACAACGTTTCCGTTTAAAGCATCGCTGGACTGACGTTGAAGGATTT ACTTGCGGAGAGGTTCAAATTGTTGATGAAGATGTGCCCTTGAGGACTCCCAGGGACGCGTTTGGAAAACTGGTACCGCTAAGCAAGTTGCGAGGTCGCTATCCCTTGGGTACAGCATCTTTATCTACACCTCTTAGAGATATGGACGCACAGTCTGAAGCAAATTCTGAAGAAAGTTTTGAAAGTGCTCTTTCTCCGTCAGAAAAAAGACTTCATTATTCAGTAGTTGACTCAATATTTTGTAACTCAACAAgtagtgatgatgatcaaGTAGTCAGCACCTCTACAGTCCAATCTAGTGGGTCTAATCCATACAGCTTGAGGTCCATTGGATGTTTAGCTTCTAGCCATGACAACGAAAATGAAGACGAGCAATCGGCAATTGGCAAGACTCCTGTTTCACAAGAGAAATATCAGAAGCAAAATAGGCTGGCAAGTTTCCGGCAAAATACTGATCTAAGCCGATTCCGTATGACGCCAAGAGCATTTTGGCCATTCTGGGCGTATAGGATGTTTGACTCATATTATCTTGCTCAAAGAGCAGTCG ATCTGTGGAAGCAAATAGTTGGGGTTCCAAACATGGAGGCTTTTGTGAATAAACCAGATATTCTATCCTTTTCCATTGCGAGTAAAATTCCCGTGTCTGAGTCAATTAGACAAGAGCTCTTGGAGCTGGATGGAGTCTCCTATAGATTGCAGCGAGAAATTGAATTGCTTGAAAGTTTTGATCGTGTTCGATGTATACACTGTCAG ACTGTCATagcaagaagaaaagacatgTTGGTTATGTCTAATGAAGGTCCTCTTGGTGCCTACGTAAACCCACATGGCTATGTCCACGAGATAATGACCTTTTACAAAGCAAATGACATAGCGCTTAGAGGTAGACCTGTTAAAAAGGACAGCTGGTTTCCTGG GTATGCTTGGACAATTGCAAACTGTGCGACGTGCGAAACCCAGCTTGGTTGGCATTTCACAGCGACAAACAAGAAGTTGAAGCCATCGTCTTTTTGGGCAGTTCGTGGCTCACAGGTTGCAGATGACATGCGCTGA
- a CDS encoding ATP-dependent protease La (LON) domain protein, with amino-acid sequence MFNPALASLHMYLGEVEDTQNRVSFVDGGTVLKIPLFYLEGVVLFPEATLPLRIIQPSFLAAVERALNQANAPSTIGVIRVYREGAQFKYASVGTTAEIRQYRRLGDGSFNVITRGQQRFRLKHRWTDVEGFTCGEVQIVDEDVPLRTPRDAFGKLVPLSKLRGRYPLGTASLSTPLRDMDAQSEANSEESFESALSPSEKRLHYSVVDSIFCNSTSSDDDQVVSTSTVQSSGSNPYSLRSIGCLASSHDNENEDEQSAIGKTPVSQEKYQKQNRLASFRQNTDLSRFRMTPRAFWPFWAYRMFDSYYLAQRAVDLWKQIVGVPNMEAFVNKPDILSFSIASKIPVSESIRQELLELDGVSYRLQREIELLESFDRVRCIHCQTVIARRKDMLVMSNEGPLGAYVNPHGYVHEIMTFYKANDIALRGRPVKKDSWFPGYAWTIANCATCETQLGWHFTATNKKLKPSSFWAVRGSQVADDMR; translated from the exons ATGTTCAACCCAGCTTTGGCTTCTTTACATATGTATCTTGGCG AGGTTGAAGACACTCAAAACAGAGTTTCTTTTGTGGATGGAGGAACGGTATTGAAGATCCCGCTTTTCTATCTTGAAg GAGTGGTTCTATTTCCTGAGGCAACACTCCCCCTTAGAATCATTCAGCCTAGTTTCTTGGCTGCTGTTGAGAGAGCTTTGAACCAAGCTAACGCTCCTTCTACGATAGGTGTG ATTCGTGTTTACAGAGAAGGGGCTCAGTTTAAGTATGCCAGTGTGGGGACAACCGCAGAG ATACGACAATACCGTCGACTTGGTGATGGTTCATTCAATGTTATTACTCGTGGACAACAACGTTTCCGTTTAAAGCATCGCTGGACTGACGTTGAAGGATTT ACTTGCGGAGAGGTTCAAATTGTTGATGAAGATGTGCCCTTGAGGACTCCCAGGGACGCGTTTGGAAAACTGGTACCGCTAAGCAAGTTGCGAGGTCGCTATCCCTTGGGTACAGCATCTTTATCTACACCTCTTAGAGATATGGACGCACAGTCTGAAGCAAATTCTGAAGAAAGTTTTGAAAGTGCTCTTTCTCCGTCAGAAAAAAGACTTCATTATTCAGTAGTTGACTCAATATTTTGTAACTCAACAAgtagtgatgatgatcaaGTAGTCAGCACCTCTACAGTCCAATCTAGTGGGTCTAATCCATACAGCTTGAGGTCCATTGGATGTTTAGCTTCTAGCCATGACAACGAAAATGAAGACGAGCAATCGGCAATTGGCAAGACTCCTGTTTCACAAGAGAAATATCAGAAGCAAAATAGGCTGGCAAGTTTCCGGCAAAATACTGATCTAAGCCGATTCCGTATGACGCCAAGAGCATTTTGGCCATTCTGGGCGTATAGGATGTTTGACTCATATTATCTTGCTCAAAGAGCAGTCG ATCTGTGGAAGCAAATAGTTGGGGTTCCAAACATGGAGGCTTTTGTGAATAAACCAGATATTCTATCCTTTTCCATTGCGAGTAAAATTCCCGTGTCTGAGTCAATTAGACAAGAGCTCTTGGAGCTGGATGGAGTCTCCTATAGATTGCAGCGAGAAATTGAATTGCTTGAAAGTTTTGATCGTGTTCGATGTATACACTGTCAG ACTGTCATagcaagaagaaaagacatgTTGGTTATGTCTAATGAAGGTCCTCTTGGTGCCTACGTAAACCCACATGGCTATGTCCACGAGATAATGACCTTTTACAAAGCAAATGACATAGCGCTTAGAGGTAGACCTGTTAAAAAGGACAGCTGGTTTCCTGG GTATGCTTGGACAATTGCAAACTGTGCGACGTGCGAAACCCAGCTTGGTTGGCATTTCACAGCGACAAACAAGAAGTTGAAGCCATCGTCTTTTTGGGCAGTTCGTGGCTCACAGGTTGCAGATGACATGCGCTGA
- a CDS encoding Protein kinase family protein (Protein kinase family protein; FUNCTIONS IN: protein serine/threonine kinase activity, protein kinase activity, kinase activity, ATP binding; INVOLVED IN: protein amino acid phosphorylation; EXPRESSED IN: 22 plant structures; EXPRESSED DURING: 13 growth stages; CONTAINS InterPro DOMAIN/s: Protein kinase, ATP binding site (InterPro:IPR017441), Protein kinase, catalytic domain (InterPro:IPR000719), Serine/threonine-protein kinase domain (InterPro:IPR002290), Serine/threonine-protein kinase-like domain (InterPro:IPR017442), Protein kinase-like domain (InterPro:IPR011009), Serine/threonine-protein kinase, active site (InterPro:IPR008271); BEST Arabidopsis thaliana protein match is: Protein kinase family protein (TAIR:AT3G13670.1); Has 17667 Blast hits to 17599 proteins in 1508 species: Archae - 20; Bacteria - 6581; Metazoa - 4779; Fungi - 1455; Plants - 2098; Viruses - 217; Other Eukaryotes - 2517 (source: NCBI BLink).) — translation MPELRSNARRDRDKKNPKQNPIALKQSPVRRNPRRQLKKKVVVKEAIVAAEKTTPLVKEEEEQIRVSSEDKKMDENDSGGQAAPVPDDEGNAPPLPEKVQVGNSPMYKLDRKLGKGGFGQVYVGRKMGTSTSNARFGPGALEVALKFEHRTSKGCNYGPPYEWQVYNALGGSHGVPRVHFKGRQGDFYVMVMDILGPSLWDVWNSTTQAMSTEMVACIAIEAISILEKMHSRGYVHGDVKPENFLLGPPGTPEEKKLFLVDLGLASKWRDTATGLHVEYDQRPDVFRGTVRYASVHAHLGRTCSRRDDLESLAYTLVFLLRGRLPWQGYQGENKGFLVCKKKMATSPETLCCFCPQPFRQFVEYVVNLKFDEEPDYAKYVSLFDGIVGPNPDIRPINTEGAQKLIHQVGQKRGRLTMDEEDEQPTKKIRLGMPATQWISIYSAHRPMKQRYHYNVTDTRLAQHIEKGNEDGLFISSVASCTDLWALIMDAGSGFTDQVYQLSPSFLHKEWIMEQWEKNYYITAVAGANSGNSFVVMSKGTQYLQQSYKVSDSFPFKWINKKWREGFYVTSMATAGSKWGIVMSRGASFSDQVIELDFLYPSEGIHRRWENGYRITSVAATWDQAAFVLSVPRRKLTDETQETLRTSAFPSNHVKEKWGKNLYIASICYGRTVS, via the exons ATGCCTGAGCTGCGTAGCAACGCACGCAGAGATCGGGATAAGAAGAACCCGAAGCAGAACCCAATTGCTTTGAAACAATCACCTGTTAGGAGAAATCCGAGGCGgcagctgaagaagaaagtggtGGTGAAGGAAGCGATCGTTGCAGCTGAAAAGACGACGCCTTTGgtgaaagaggaagaagaacagatTAGGGTTTCGAGTGAAGATAAGAAGATGGATGAGAACGACAGTGGTGGTCAAGCAGCTCCAGTGCCTGATGATGAAGGAAACGCTCCTCCACTTCCTGAAAAG GTTCAGGTTGGTAATTCACCCATGTACAAGTTAGATAGAAAGCTAGGCAAAGGTGGTTTTGGACAAGTTTATGTTGGTCGAAAGATGGGCACGAGTACTTCTAATGCTAGATTTGGCCCGGGAGCTTTGGAG GTGGCTTTGAAGTTTGAGCATAGAACCAGCAAAGGATGTAACTATGGGCCACCGTATGAGTGGCAAGTTTACAA TGCACTTGGTGGCAGTCATGGTGTGCCACGAGTTCATTTTAAGGGTCGGCAGGGCGATTTTTACGTGATG GTTATGGATATCCTTGGGCCTAGCTTATGGGATGTTTGGAATAGTACCACCCAGGC GATGTCAACAGAGATGGTTGCATGCATTGCAATTGAGGCAATATCCATATTAGAAAAGATGCATTCTAGAGG ATATGTGCATGGCGATGTAAAACCAGAGAATTTTCTGCTTGGGCCTCCTGGAACTCCTGAAGAGAAAAAACTTTTCCTTGTAGACCTCGGCTTAG CATCCAAATGGCGAGATACTGCAACTGGACTACATGTTGAATATGACCAGCGTCCTGATGTTTTTAG agGAACAGTACGTTATGCTAGTGTACATGCTCATCTTGGCAGAACTTGCAGTCGGAGGGATGACCTGGAATCTCTTGCTTACACTCTTGTTTTCCTTCTTCGAGGCCGGCTTCCATGGCAAGGGTACCAG GGAGAGAACAAAGGTTTCCTTGTttgcaagaagaagatggccACTTCCCCAGAAACTCTTTGCTGCTTCTGTCCCCAACCTTTTCGTCAGTTTGTCGAGTATGTGGTCAATTTGAAGTTTGATGAGGAGCCTGATTATGCTAAATATGTCTCCCTTTTTGATGGAATAGTCGGCCCAAACCCAGACATTAGGCCAATAAATACTGAGGGTGCACAGAAG CTCATACATCAAGTGGGTCAAAAGAGGGGGAGGCTGACAATGGACGAGGAGGATGAACAACCAACAAAGAAGATCAGATTGGGCATGCCAGCAACACAATGGATCAGCATTTACAGTGCTCACAGACCAATGAAACAACG ATATCATTATAATGTTACTGATACAAGGCTTGCACAACACattgaaaaaggaaatgagGATGGGTTATTTATCAGCAGTGTGGCTTCTTGCACGGATCTCTGGGCTTTGATCATGGATGCAGGAAGTGGCTTTACGGATCAAGTTTACCAGTTATCACCAAGCTTTCTCCACAAG GAATGGATTATGGAACAATGGGAAAAGAATTACTATATTACAGCAGTGGCAGGAGCAAATAGTGGGAACTCATTCGTGGTTATGTCAAAAG GGACCCAGTATTTACAACAATCCTACAAAGTCAGTGATTCTTTTCCCTTCAAGTGGATAAATAAAAAGTGGAGGGAAGGGTTTTATGTTACATCAATGGCAACTGCTGGAAGCAAATGGGGAATTGTAATGTCTCGTGGGGCTTCTTTTTCTGATCAG GTTATAGAACTAGATTTTCTATACCCTAGTGAAGGTATACATCGTCGATGGGAAAATGGCTACAGAATTACATCAGTTGCTGCAACTTGGGATCAGGCTGCCTTTGTTCTTAGTGTGCCAAGAAGGAAGCTTACCGATGAGACACAGGAGACTCTTAGAACCTCTGCTTTTCCTAGTAATCATGTCAAG GAAAAATGGGGCAAGAATCTTTACATTGCATCGATTTGTTATGGTCGAACTGTGTCATGA